A single region of the Moorena sp. SIOASIH genome encodes:
- a CDS encoding pentapeptide repeat-containing protein, with translation MTMVLKTITLVSSTLVSSLLCLGCLRLPAQAQSNTFSNCDLGNDLSGRDLSFGNFSNCNWRSVNLRGANLSGAYLNSILLNPKLQSYQRRAIEEVSSDLTNANLQGADLTLANLERANLTNANLVAARLFDADLTSATLENAKLDKVFAPVVILYEANLKGATLSLGDLTGASMASSDLSNTYLYRTQLRYADLQNANLSGANLTEANLTEANLTGANLTGANLTGANLCNATMPDGTVSQQGCP, from the coding sequence ATGACTATGGTGCTAAAAACGATAACTCTAGTTTCTTCAACTCTAGTTTCTTCTCTCTTATGTCTCGGTTGTCTAAGGTTGCCAGCTCAAGCCCAATCCAACACTTTTTCTAATTGCGATCTAGGCAATGATTTAAGTGGTCGTGATTTGAGCTTTGGTAATTTTAGTAACTGTAATTGGAGAAGTGTTAATTTAAGAGGAGCTAATTTATCAGGGGCTTATCTAAATAGTATTCTACTGAACCCTAAACTTCAATCTTACCAACGACGGGCGATCGAAGAAGTAAGTTCGGATCTGACCAATGCGAATCTCCAAGGAGCAGATTTAACTCTCGCTAATTTAGAACGAGCCAACCTAACCAATGCCAATTTAGTAGCTGCTCGTTTATTTGATGCTGATTTAACATCGGCTACATTGGAAAATGCTAAATTAGATAAGGTTTTTGCTCCTGTGGTAATCTTATATGAGGCTAATTTAAAAGGAGCCACATTAAGTTTGGGGGATTTAACCGGTGCGAGCATGGCTAGCTCTGATTTAAGTAATACCTATCTGTATAGAACCCAATTACGTTATGCTGACTTACAAAATGCTAATCTAAGTGGGGCTAATTTAACAGAGGCTAATTTAACAGAGGCTAACTTAACGGGGGCTAATTTAACTGGGGCTAATTTGACTGGGGCTAATTTGTGTAATGCCACTATGCCTGATGGTACAGTATCTCAGCAAGGTTGTCCTTAA
- a CDS encoding class I SAM-dependent methyltransferase, which yields MMQKSFTEADIEACFNNPERDKRFRNFWDSEGGLHWGYFENLTNARPEDFLSACHYWNEYMLEQSGITAESRVLDVACGNGNTAIWLAQQTGCEVVGVDLSSIFIDYAQEKASHYPSLRLSFHKESATNLPFPNDSFTHVWSQAALFHIPKLNKALAEAYRVLGADGIFLFDDLVTPVDEVSETARKYVYDRLLFKPTFSPKVYADNLSQLGFTLLQQKDLSQHLEKSYELVSELAREQYPDTSADFKKTQEMIAAGEVGWYFYLCKKV from the coding sequence ATGATGCAAAAGAGCTTTACGGAAGCTGACATTGAAGCTTGTTTCAACAATCCCGAACGAGACAAACGTTTCCGCAATTTCTGGGATTCAGAAGGAGGTCTGCACTGGGGTTATTTTGAAAACTTGACCAACGCTCGACCTGAGGACTTTCTCTCTGCCTGCCATTACTGGAATGAATATATGCTGGAACAGAGTGGTATTACTGCTGAGTCCCGGGTGTTAGATGTAGCTTGTGGAAATGGCAACACTGCTATCTGGCTAGCTCAGCAGACAGGATGCGAAGTGGTAGGAGTCGATCTCAGTAGTATTTTTATTGACTATGCTCAAGAGAAAGCTAGTCATTATCCATCTCTGCGCCTAAGCTTCCACAAGGAATCAGCAACTAACCTGCCTTTCCCAAATGACTCCTTTACCCATGTCTGGAGTCAAGCCGCTCTTTTCCACATTCCTAAACTGAATAAGGCTTTGGCGGAGGCTTACCGTGTTCTAGGAGCAGACGGCATCTTCTTATTTGATGATTTGGTAACCCCAGTAGATGAAGTCAGTGAAACTGCCCGCAAGTACGTTTACGACCGACTCCTATTCAAGCCAACATTTAGTCCTAAAGTTTATGCAGACAACCTTAGCCAGCTAGGATTTACACTATTGCAGCAAAAGGACTTGAGCCAGCACTTGGAAAAGAGCTATGAACTAGTGTCGGAGTTAGCTCGAGAGCAATATCCAGATACAAGTGCTGACTTTAAAAAAACCCAAGAAATGATTGCCGCCGGTGAGGTGGGCTGGTATTTCTACCTCTGTAAAAAGGTTTAG
- a CDS encoding DUF433 domain-containing protein produces MKLEEYFNFIAPDDIRIKGHRIGIETVLYEYLFKQRTAEEIAKIYSTLTLEEVYATILYYLQNKDTVSKYIADWLEWGHQQRKAQALNPHPAVARLRKIKAERQAQLKANGTEVSNG; encoded by the coding sequence ATGAAACTAGAAGAATATTTTAACTTTATTGCTCCTGATGACATTCGGATTAAAGGTCATCGAATTGGGATTGAAACGGTGTTGTACGAGTATCTATTTAAACAGCGTACTGCTGAAGAAATTGCCAAAATTTACTCAACTCTCACCTTAGAAGAGGTCTACGCTACAATTCTATATTATCTACAGAACAAAGACACAGTCAGTAAATACATTGCTGACTGGCTAGAGTGGGGACATCAACAACGTAAAGCTCAAGCCTTGAATCCTCATCCTGCGGTGGCTCGACTCCGGAAAATCAAAGCAGAAAGACAAGCCCAGTTGAAAGCCAATGGCACTGAAGTATCTAATGGATGA
- a CDS encoding DUF5615 family PIN-like protein, producing the protein MALKYLMDENVDPAYSTQIRRKCPDLVIRTVGEIGTPSLSTLDPEILLWCEEYNFVLVTNNRKSMPVHLTDHIAQSHHVPGIFILNSNLSIGQNIEELIIIAQCSYAQEYQDQIIHLPMT; encoded by the coding sequence ATGGCACTGAAGTATCTAATGGATGAGAATGTTGACCCAGCTTACTCAACTCAAATTCGACGTAAATGTCCTGATTTAGTAATTCGTACAGTTGGGGAAATCGGTACTCCAAGCCTCAGTACACTAGACCCGGAAATTCTGTTATGGTGCGAAGAGTATAACTTTGTTTTGGTAACCAATAACCGTAAGTCTATGCCCGTACATTTAACTGACCACATTGCCCAAAGTCATCATGTCCCAGGAATTTTTATCTTAAACTCCAATTTGAGCATTGGTCAAAATATTGAAGAGTTAATTATAATTGCACAATGTTCTTATGCTCAGGAATATCAAGACCAAATTATTCACTTACCGATGACTTGA
- a CDS encoding alpha/beta fold hydrolase yields the protein MKAKAKPKKLLGFLYTCLFLGLGILPTVVKPKPALSAEYIYFNYGPLKLSLSRESIEIFANEGRITKEFEFYAQMLNPEALEQLRMLLQKRIKISPVAISRLGKSPMGEAFLEGLGKMIKTHPGRNGLHSLRGALVLAAADSEGLTLMNIVRQFPTEGMLIDTEYIFDVRKELATLFRYRDAAVNAIANQANREAAAENTIDVSQLKDLQQPGPYNFTDQVITLSGRRRQSPLGLSGETKFEVALYLPQGNPKPAPLVVMSHGFASDRNHFTYLAEHLASHGIAVAVPEHVGSNVEYSQAVLQGLANGINPVEFIERPLDIRYVLDELEDLSKSDPNFANQLNLEQVGVIGHSFGGYTALAVAGAEINDLRLRQVCPDQDPTFNLSVLLQCLANRLPPFNYDLQDPRVKAVIAVNPITSTALGPASLGKIQVPVMIMAGSHDIVAPTVPEQIHPFIWLNTPEKYLAMIVDGNHFSTSGASGDDFALFPRELLGSNPQVGLSYLKALSLAFVNTHIRDLPNYRPYLSVSYAKLLSENSLELHLVKSLTPEQLEESFGSEPPQTIIPQLAIEPIRKRSETVLDQIKRTGTIKVGIRKDAAPFGYIDTNGDWKGYCFELLNSLKDKVAQQLNKPIELDVVAIQSTLENRFAIVRDEAVHLECGPNTIRTDIEDIKFSTPFFITGTHFLVDSQQPRVFNRYQSLDSLKIGVLPSSLTETFIEQTYPNAQKIVFPGDIGRSQGVKALVNSDIDAFASDGILLIGEVTRQGLSSSQYTLSPDQPLTCDFYGMILPKHDRQWQRIVNSFIEGEKAKEIWGGWFTNLFPYVLLNLEYCIDK from the coding sequence GTGAAAGCAAAAGCCAAACCCAAGAAACTACTAGGTTTTTTATATACTTGCTTATTCCTTGGTTTAGGGATACTCCCCACAGTAGTCAAACCAAAGCCAGCCCTTAGTGCAGAATACATTTACTTTAACTATGGTCCGTTAAAATTGTCCCTTTCCCGGGAATCCATCGAGATTTTCGCCAATGAGGGCAGAATTACTAAGGAATTTGAGTTCTACGCCCAAATGCTGAACCCAGAAGCCTTGGAACAGTTGCGGATGCTACTCCAAAAGCGGATTAAAATCAGTCCTGTTGCCATCTCCCGCTTAGGTAAATCCCCCATGGGAGAAGCCTTTCTGGAAGGTTTGGGAAAGATGATCAAAACGCACCCTGGTCGCAATGGTTTACATAGTCTTCGGGGGGCGCTGGTTTTGGCAGCAGCTGACTCCGAAGGTCTAACTCTAATGAATATAGTGCGCCAGTTTCCCACCGAGGGGATGTTGATTGATACTGAGTATATCTTCGATGTCCGAAAAGAGCTAGCTACCCTATTTCGATATCGAGATGCAGCCGTGAATGCGATCGCAAACCAAGCCAACCGAGAAGCGGCTGCTGAGAATACCATTGATGTGTCCCAGTTAAAAGACTTACAACAACCAGGTCCTTATAACTTCACAGACCAAGTCATCACCCTTTCCGGTCGCCGCCGTCAATCCCCTCTAGGGTTATCCGGAGAAACCAAGTTTGAGGTTGCTTTGTACTTACCCCAAGGCAATCCAAAACCTGCGCCCTTAGTAGTCATGTCCCATGGCTTTGCCTCAGATCGCAACCATTTCACCTATTTAGCAGAACACTTAGCATCCCATGGAATTGCTGTAGCGGTTCCTGAACACGTCGGGAGTAATGTTGAATATTCTCAAGCTGTACTACAGGGACTAGCGAATGGAATCAATCCGGTAGAGTTTATTGAACGACCCTTAGATATTAGATATGTGCTCGATGAGCTCGAAGACCTCTCTAAATCTGACCCTAATTTTGCTAATCAGCTGAATCTGGAACAGGTAGGTGTGATTGGTCATTCCTTCGGGGGTTACACAGCGTTAGCCGTAGCAGGTGCAGAAATTAATGATTTAAGACTGCGCCAAGTGTGTCCTGATCAAGACCCAACCTTCAATCTCTCTGTACTGCTCCAATGCCTTGCCAATCGCTTACCCCCGTTTAATTATGACTTGCAGGATCCACGGGTCAAAGCTGTAATCGCTGTTAATCCTATTACCAGCACAGCCCTTGGTCCAGCTAGCTTGGGTAAAATTCAAGTGCCAGTCATGATTATGGCAGGTAGCCACGACATAGTAGCACCAACTGTCCCAGAACAGATTCACCCCTTCATCTGGCTCAATACCCCAGAAAAATATCTGGCAATGATTGTTGATGGCAACCACTTCTCCACTAGTGGTGCATCCGGCGACGATTTTGCCCTGTTTCCTAGAGAATTACTCGGTTCCAATCCTCAGGTCGGACTTTCTTACCTAAAAGCCTTAAGCTTAGCTTTTGTTAATACTCATATTCGGGATTTGCCAAACTATCGACCTTACCTTAGTGTTAGCTATGCCAAATTGCTCTCTGAGAATTCTCTAGAGCTACATTTAGTCAAATCTTTAACTCCAGAACAACTAGAGGAATCCTTTGGCAGTGAACCTCCCCAAACTATCATACCACAACTTGCAATTGAGCCAATACGGAAGCGTTCAGAAACGGTTTTAGACCAAATTAAACGAACTGGCACCATAAAAGTTGGTATTAGAAAAGATGCTGCTCCTTTTGGCTACATTGATACCAACGGAGATTGGAAAGGGTATTGCTTTGAGCTACTCAATTCCTTAAAAGACAAAGTTGCCCAACAACTCAATAAACCCATAGAACTAGACGTTGTTGCCATTCAATCAACCTTGGAAAATCGCTTTGCTATTGTCCGAGATGAAGCTGTACATTTGGAGTGTGGCCCTAATACCATTAGGACTGATATTGAAGATATAAAATTCTCAACACCATTTTTTATTACTGGCACACACTTTTTAGTAGATTCTCAACAACCAAGAGTCTTCAATCGTTACCAAAGCCTTGACAGTTTAAAAATTGGAGTACTTCCCAGTAGCCTCACAGAAACATTTATTGAGCAAACCTATCCTAATGCTCAGAAAATAGTTTTTCCTGGAGACATAGGTAGGTCTCAAGGAGTCAAAGCATTAGTCAATAGCGATATTGATGCCTTTGCCAGCGATGGCATTTTATTAATTGGAGAAGTCACCAGACAAGGACTTTCCTCATCCCAGTACACCTTATCTCCAGATCAGCCACTGACCTGTGATTTCTATGGCATGATTCTCCCTAAGCATGATCGGCAATGGCAACGTATTGTCAACTCCTTTATTGAAGGAGAGAAAGCTAAAGAAATTTGGGGGGGATGGTTTACAAATTTGTTTCCCTATGTCTTATTAAATCTAGAGTATTGTATTGATAAGTAA
- a CDS encoding hydantoinase B/oxoprolinase family protein: MTTTSTGRWQFWIDRGGTFTDIVAKRPDGQLIIHKLLSENPERYQDAGVQGIREIFNIPVGKPIPSDAIEAIKMGTTVATNALLERKGDRTVLVITKGFQDALRIGYQNRPNIFAREIVLPEILYERVIEIEERYSAQGKELIPINLVETRQSLQAAYDDGIRSCAIVLMHGYRYPTHEQEIATIALEIGFTQISVSHQVTPLMKLVSRGDTTVVDAYLSPILRRYVDQVEEQLQLGGLTNEALENNLQTTRPEGLRGKTSGLLMFMQSNGGLADAQQFQGKDSILSGPAGGIVGAVQTSRIAGFETIITFDMGGTSTDVAHYNGEYERTFETEIAGVRLRTPMMAINTVAAGGGSIVQFDGARYRVGPESAGANPGPASYGKGGPLTVTDCNVMVGKLQPGFFPKVFGADGNLPLDAEVVRQRFEGLVEQIGDNRKPEEVAAGFLAIAVEKMANAIKQISLQRGYDVSEYTLCCFGGAGGQHGCLIAEALGIKRVFIHPFAGVLSAYGMGLADIRVLKEQSVEAELVEGLELEGILAKLVAQGIEELNHNHAQDRNSNEVEVIRRVHLRYEGTDSPLVVGFGGIDQITEEFEGLHRQRYGFIVPGKTLMVEAVSVELVKRMAIPTEPIRSRQSGEMCAPVATVQIYTANRWWDTPVFRREDWQPGDSVFGPALIIEATGTNVIEPGWKAEVTERNHLILVKSGLGEQEDNLESLTNSTIDQLQPNTVQASPHPDPVMLEIFNNLFRSIAEQMGTTLQNTSYSVNIKERLDFSCAIFDQQGQLVANAPHIPVHLGSMSESVRSLIDAHGDSLKPGDVYVLNNPYNGGTHLPDVTLVTPVFLNSSLGLKEPSPLSPLFFVASRGHHADIGGITPGSMPPNSTSVKEEGVLIDNFLLVENGKFRENEITQLLLGGQYPVRNLTQNIADLQAQIAANEKGVQELRQMVAHYGLETVQAYMGYVQDNAEESVRRVIDVLTDGSFSYQLDGGAKIQVTITIDRDNRSAKIDFTGTSPQLDSNFNAPSAVCKAAVLYVFRTLVDDDIPLNAGCLKPLEVIIPEGSMLNPRYPAAVVAGNVETSQAITDALYGALGVMAASQSTMNNFTFGNERYQYYETICGGSGAGVDFDGTDAVHTHMTNSRLTDPEVLEWRFPVLLDRFGIRPDSGGKGVHCGGNGVIRQIRFLEPMTAGILSGRRVVKPFGLNGGEAGALGKNYVERKDGTVEELGNTAVVEMNTGDVFVIETPGGGGYGLDSGDSES, encoded by the coding sequence ATGACTACTACTTCCACTGGACGCTGGCAATTCTGGATTGATCGAGGTGGTACCTTTACGGACATTGTGGCCAAACGCCCGGATGGGCAGTTGATAATTCATAAGCTGCTGTCGGAAAATCCTGAACGGTACCAAGATGCTGGAGTACAGGGAATTAGAGAGATTTTCAACATCCCTGTTGGTAAGCCGATACCCAGTGATGCCATTGAAGCGATCAAGATGGGAACGACAGTAGCCACCAATGCCTTATTGGAACGGAAAGGCGATCGCACTGTCCTAGTTATTACTAAGGGCTTCCAAGATGCCTTGCGCATTGGTTATCAAAATCGCCCCAATATCTTTGCCCGTGAAATTGTGCTCCCTGAAATCCTCTATGAACGGGTGATTGAGATAGAAGAACGCTACAGCGCCCAGGGTAAAGAGCTAATCCCGATCAATCTGGTTGAAACCCGCCAATCCTTGCAAGCTGCTTATGATGACGGTATTCGTAGCTGCGCCATTGTCTTGATGCACGGCTATCGCTATCCCACTCATGAACAGGAGATAGCCACCATAGCATTAGAGATTGGTTTTACCCAAATTTCAGTATCTCATCAAGTCACCCCTTTGATGAAATTAGTCAGTCGGGGGGATACCACAGTAGTTGATGCCTATTTATCACCGATTCTGCGTCGCTATGTAGATCAGGTAGAAGAACAGTTGCAGCTTGGCGGCTTGACCAATGAAGCTTTGGAAAATAACCTTCAAACTACCCGGCCTGAAGGCTTACGGGGGAAAACCTCTGGACTATTGATGTTCATGCAGTCAAACGGAGGACTGGCGGACGCGCAACAGTTTCAAGGGAAGGATAGTATTTTATCAGGACCTGCTGGCGGTATTGTTGGAGCAGTACAGACTAGTCGAATTGCTGGTTTTGAGACGATCATTACCTTTGATATGGGTGGCACCTCTACAGATGTAGCCCATTACAATGGGGAATACGAGCGTACCTTTGAAACTGAGATTGCTGGGGTGCGGCTGCGCACGCCAATGATGGCAATTAATACAGTAGCTGCCGGTGGTGGCTCCATTGTCCAGTTTGATGGTGCCCGTTATCGGGTAGGACCAGAGTCAGCTGGGGCAAATCCAGGTCCTGCTTCCTACGGTAAGGGGGGTCCGTTGACGGTGACCGATTGCAATGTGATGGTAGGGAAGTTGCAGCCAGGGTTTTTTCCCAAGGTGTTTGGAGCGGATGGTAACTTGCCGTTGGATGCTGAGGTGGTAAGGCAGAGGTTTGAAGGATTGGTAGAACAGATTGGGGATAACCGCAAACCAGAGGAGGTAGCAGCAGGATTTTTAGCGATCGCAGTAGAGAAGATGGCCAATGCCATTAAACAGATTTCTCTACAACGGGGCTATGACGTTTCCGAGTATACCCTATGTTGCTTTGGGGGTGCTGGTGGCCAGCATGGGTGTTTAATTGCCGAAGCCTTAGGCATTAAGCGAGTGTTCATTCATCCCTTTGCTGGAGTATTGTCCGCTTATGGAATGGGTTTAGCCGATATCAGGGTATTAAAAGAACAGTCAGTTGAGGCTGAGTTAGTAGAGGGGTTGGAGTTAGAGGGAATTTTAGCCAAGTTGGTGGCTCAGGGCATAGAAGAGTTGAACCACAACCATGCCCAGGATCGGAATAGTAACGAGGTTGAAGTGATTCGGCGAGTCCATTTGCGCTATGAGGGCACCGATTCCCCATTGGTTGTTGGGTTTGGTGGGATTGATCAGATCACGGAAGAGTTTGAAGGATTGCATCGACAGCGCTATGGATTTATCGTGCCAGGGAAAACGTTGATGGTCGAAGCGGTTTCGGTAGAGTTAGTAAAGCGGATGGCTATCCCAACAGAACCCATACGGTCTCGTCAGAGTGGGGAAATGTGTGCTCCCGTTGCCACAGTGCAAATCTATACCGCTAATCGGTGGTGGGATACCCCTGTGTTTAGGCGAGAGGATTGGCAGCCAGGGGATTCGGTGTTTGGTCCGGCTTTAATTATTGAGGCAACCGGAACTAATGTGATTGAGCCTGGTTGGAAAGCAGAGGTGACTGAACGGAATCATTTGATTTTAGTTAAATCTGGTTTGGGGGAGCAGGAAGACAACCTGGAAAGCTTGACTAATAGCACTATAGATCAGCTGCAACCAAATACCGTCCAAGCTTCACCCCATCCTGACCCTGTCATGCTGGAAATCTTTAACAATCTATTCCGTTCCATAGCAGAGCAAATGGGGACAACTCTCCAAAATACCAGTTATTCAGTCAATATCAAAGAACGGCTAGACTTTTCCTGTGCGATTTTTGACCAACAAGGGCAATTAGTAGCGAATGCCCCCCATATTCCAGTGCATTTGGGGTCAATGAGTGAAAGTGTCCGCAGCTTGATTGATGCCCATGGTGATAGTCTTAAACCTGGGGATGTCTATGTTCTCAACAATCCCTACAATGGTGGCACTCATCTCCCAGATGTCACCCTTGTTACTCCAGTTTTCCTCAACTCTTCCCTAGGGCTAAAGGAACCTTCTCCCCTCTCCCCTTTATTCTTTGTAGCTTCCCGAGGACACCATGCTGACATCGGTGGTATCACTCCCGGTTCGATGCCTCCTAATAGTACCAGCGTGAAGGAAGAAGGAGTATTAATTGACAATTTCCTGCTGGTTGAGAATGGTAAATTCCGAGAAAATGAAATAACCCAACTCCTGTTAGGGGGTCAATACCCAGTCCGGAATCTGACTCAGAATATAGCAGATTTACAAGCACAGATTGCTGCCAATGAGAAAGGTGTCCAAGAGTTACGGCAGATGGTAGCCCACTATGGATTAGAGACAGTGCAAGCCTATATGGGTTATGTCCAAGATAATGCTGAGGAGTCGGTGCGCCGAGTTATTGATGTGCTGACAGATGGCAGTTTCAGCTATCAGTTAGATGGGGGTGCTAAGATTCAGGTCACGATTACTATTGACCGGGACAACCGTAGTGCCAAGATTGATTTTACCGGTACCTCGCCTCAGTTAGATAGTAATTTTAATGCACCGTCAGCGGTATGCAAAGCAGCAGTGCTATACGTCTTCCGCACCCTAGTCGATGATGATATTCCCCTCAATGCCGGTTGTCTGAAGCCTTTGGAGGTAATTATTCCCGAAGGTTCTATGCTCAATCCCCGTTATCCAGCAGCAGTGGTAGCCGGTAATGTGGAAACATCCCAAGCAATAACCGATGCGCTCTATGGTGCTTTAGGAGTGATGGCGGCATCTCAGAGTACTATGAATAATTTTACCTTTGGCAATGAGCGCTATCAATACTATGAAACGATTTGTGGAGGCTCTGGGGCAGGGGTTGATTTTGATGGAACAGATGCGGTACATACTCACATGACGAATTCTCGCTTAACTGACCCAGAAGTCTTGGAATGGCGATTTCCAGTACTTTTGGATAGGTTTGGGATTCGCCCCGATAGTGGCGGTAAGGGCGTTCATTGTGGGGGTAATGGCGTAATTCGCCAGATTCGTTTCCTAGAACCTATGACTGCAGGAATTCTATCTGGACGTCGAGTGGTCAAGCCTTTTGGGTTAAATGGTGGTGAAGCGGGTGCTTTGGGAAAAAATTATGTGGAACGGAAGGATGGAACTGTTGAAGAGTTGGGTAATACTGCGGTGGTGGAAATGAATACAGGTGATGTGTTTGTGATTGAGACCCCTGGAGGTGGGGGATATGGTTTGGATAGTGGTGATAGTGAATCCTAA
- a CDS encoding SAM-dependent methyltransferase, producing MENELAAKAEKIPEIKNDVCRTAVVMAAKRAIESKRTDRLFDDPFAAQLVGSKEIQSLMDYWEKQDGKDPKSNTLRIQFVAVRTKFFDDFLISVIPEVHQIVILGVGYDTRAYRLPLPPELCIYEIDLPEMMSRKEAILKDIPSKCHRYSIATDLQKPWVHLLTNHGYKSNQPTVWLMEGLLMYLDKTEINTLLQTISDFSVQGSYLGADLISVKSWQIGSKTQKGLISKNWRFGTDEPEELFAYYGWNASVIQPGEIRANYGRYSVQIAPRSVPGMRRSFMVTAKKE from the coding sequence ATGGAAAACGAACTGGCAGCAAAAGCCGAAAAAATCCCAGAAATCAAAAATGATGTCTGTCGTACCGCAGTAGTAATGGCGGCGAAACGTGCTATTGAATCGAAAAGGACAGACCGACTTTTTGACGATCCTTTTGCTGCTCAGTTAGTTGGGTCTAAGGAAATACAGTCTTTGATGGATTATTGGGAAAAACAAGACGGTAAAGACCCGAAATCAAATACCCTTCGCATCCAGTTTGTGGCAGTGCGAACTAAATTTTTCGATGATTTTCTGATATCTGTAATACCAGAGGTACATCAAATTGTAATTTTAGGGGTGGGGTACGATACTAGAGCATATCGTCTACCCTTACCACCTGAACTATGTATATACGAGATTGATTTACCAGAAATGATGTCTCGCAAAGAAGCAATTCTTAAGGATATTCCATCTAAATGTCATCGCTATTCTATCGCCACAGATTTGCAAAAACCTTGGGTGCATTTATTGACAAATCATGGATATAAATCTAATCAACCTACAGTTTGGTTGATGGAAGGTTTATTGATGTATCTGGATAAAACAGAGATCAATACATTACTGCAAACAATTTCTGATTTCAGTGTTCAAGGAAGTTATTTGGGTGCAGATTTAATAAGTGTAAAGTCGTGGCAAATAGGCTCTAAAACTCAGAAGGGATTAATTAGTAAAAATTGGCGTTTTGGCACAGACGAACCAGAAGAATTATTTGCTTATTATGGGTGGAATGCCTCAGTTATCCAACCGGGAGAAATAAGAGCAAATTATGGACGTTACTCTGTCCAAATCGCACCCCGTTCAGTACCTGGAATGCGACGTTCCTTTATGGTGACCGCTAAAAAAGAATGA
- a CDS encoding transposase, whose protein sequence is MIILEFKAKGTKSQYSSIDEAIRTVKFIRNSCIRLWLDNKGTGKSDLSKYSKILAREFSFANELNSTARQAASERAWSSIARFYDNCKKKVPGKKGFPKFHKRGRSVEYKKSGWKLSPDKKSITFTDKKGIGKLKLKGTWDLWRFDKKKINRVRIVRRADGYYVQFCVAVDIKEDLNSTGRTIGLDVGLKEFYTDSDGHSEPNPRFYHKGEKRLKFCQRRVSRKKKGSSNRKKAVNRLGRQHLKISRQREEHAKRLARCVVRSNDLVAYEDLRVKNLVKNHCLAKSINDAGWYQFRKWLEHFGTKFSRITVAVNPAYTSQNCSNCGEVVKKSLSTRTHVCECGCELDRDHNAAINIRNRAISTTGHVGTWILDPNASGDLTSTLLDSGLVEQVGSLNEESPRL, encoded by the coding sequence ATGATAATTTTAGAGTTTAAAGCTAAAGGAACAAAGTCCCAGTATTCATCCATAGATGAGGCGATCCGGACGGTTAAGTTTATCCGCAATAGCTGCATTCGTTTGTGGTTAGATAATAAAGGAACGGGAAAAAGTGACCTTAGTAAATACTCTAAGATTCTTGCTAGAGAGTTCTCTTTTGCCAATGAATTAAACTCTACTGCCCGTCAGGCCGCGTCTGAAAGGGCATGGTCATCTATCGCTCGGTTCTACGATAATTGCAAGAAAAAAGTTCCCGGAAAAAAGGGTTTTCCGAAGTTTCATAAACGTGGACGATCTGTCGAGTACAAGAAATCAGGATGGAAATTATCCCCTGATAAAAAGTCGATAACGTTCACAGACAAGAAAGGGATTGGGAAGCTTAAGCTTAAAGGGACTTGGGATCTATGGCGCTTCGACAAGAAAAAAATTAATCGGGTTCGGATAGTCCGACGAGCTGACGGCTACTATGTCCAGTTCTGTGTGGCAGTCGATATCAAAGAAGACTTAAATTCGACTGGTCGAACAATCGGATTAGATGTAGGACTCAAAGAGTTCTATACAGATTCTGACGGTCATTCTGAACCTAATCCTAGATTTTATCACAAAGGAGAAAAGCGATTAAAGTTTTGTCAGCGCCGGGTTTCTCGAAAAAAGAAAGGCTCATCCAATCGAAAAAAAGCCGTCAATAGATTAGGCAGGCAACACCTCAAAATAAGTAGGCAACGTGAAGAACATGCGAAGAGACTCGCACGTTGCGTAGTCCGATCTAACGATCTGGTCGCCTATGAAGACTTGAGAGTGAAAAACCTAGTAAAAAATCATTGCCTAGCAAAGTCTATTAACGATGCAGGTTGGTACCAATTCAGGAAATGGTTAGAGCATTTTGGTACTAAATTTAGCAGGATAACTGTTGCAGTCAATCCTGCATACACTAGTCAAAATTGTTCTAATTGCGGCGAAGTAGTCAAAAAGTCGTTATCCACTCGAACTCATGTCTGTGAATGTGGATGCGAATTAGACAGAGACCATAATGCCGCTATCAACATCCGAAATCGAGCCATAAGTACGACGGGGCACGTCGGAACTTGGATCCTAGATCCGAACGCTTCAGGAGATCTAACCTCTACTCTTCTTGACTCCGGTCTGGTTGAGCAAGTCGGGTCGTTGAATGAAGAATCCCCGCGCCTTTAG